One Arvicanthis niloticus isolate mArvNil1 chromosome 13, mArvNil1.pat.X, whole genome shotgun sequence genomic window carries:
- the Mfng gene encoding beta-1,3-N-acetylglucosaminyltransferase manic fringe gives MHCRFFRGLAGALFILLCVGLLSLRYHSSLSLRMMQGTLRLNQPNPGPLELQLGDIFIAVKTTWAFHRSRLDLLLDTWVSRTRQQTFIFTDSPDERLQERLGSHLVVTNCSAEHSHPALSCKMAAEFDAFLVSGLRWFCHVDDDNYVNPRALLQLLKTFPQDRDVYVGKPSLNRPIHASELHSKNRTRLVRFWFATGGAGFCINRQLALKMVPWASGSHFVDTSALIRLPDDCTVGYIIECKLGARLQPSPLFHSHLETLQLLGAAQLLEQVTLSYGVFEGKLNIIKLPGPFSHEEDPSRFRSFHCLLYPDTPWCPLPA, from the exons ATGCACTGCCGGTTTTTTCGGGGCTTGGCGGGAGCCCTCTTTATCCTCCTATGCGTGGGGCTCCTGTCTCTACGATATCACTCGAGCTTGTCCCTGAGGATGATGCAGGGCACGCTCAGGCTGAACCAACCGAACCCGGGGCCCCTGGAGCTGCAGCTGGGCGACATCTTCATCGCAGTCAAGACTACCTGGGCCTTCCACCGCTCCCGCCTGGACCTGCTACTTGACACGTGGGTCTCCAGGACCAGGCAACAG ACATTCATCTTCACTGACAGCCCAGATGAACGCCTCCAGGAGAGACTAG GCTCGCACCTCGTGGTCACCAACTGTTCTGCAGAGCACAGTCATCCTGCTTTGTCTTGCAAGATGGCTGCAGAGTTTGATGCCTTCTTGGTCAGTGGCCTCAG GTGGTTCTGTCATGTGGACGATGACAACTACGTGAACCCCAGGGCTCTGCTGCAGCTGTTGAAAACATTCCCGCAGGACCGTGATGTCTATGTGGGCAAGCCCAGCCTGAACAGGCCCATCCACGCCTCTGAGCTCCATTCAAAAAACCGCACG AGGCTGGTTCGGTTCTGGTTTGCCACAGGGGGTGCTGGCTTTTGCATCAACCGCCAACTGGCTTTGAAGATGGTGCCATGGGCCAG TGGCTCCCACTTCGTGGACACTTCGGCTCTCATCCGGCTCCCTGATGACTGCACCGTGGGCTACATCATTGAGTGCAAGCTGGGGGCCCGTCTGCAGCCCAGCCCCCTTTTCCATTCACATCTGGAAACCCTGCAGCTGCTGGGGGCTGCCCAGCTTCTGGAGCAG gtcaccctcagctatggAGTCTTTGAGGGGAAACTGAACATCATCAAGCTACCAGGCCCCTTCTCTCATGAAGAGGACCCCTCCAG ATTTCGATCCTTCCACTGTCTCCTCTACCCGGACACACCCTGGTGTCCGCTGCCAGCGTGA